A region from the Lolium perenne isolate Kyuss_39 chromosome 4, Kyuss_2.0, whole genome shotgun sequence genome encodes:
- the LOC127293769 gene encoding indole-3-acetaldehyde oxidase isoform X1, whose product MGEASEMGSSAKASGQRVVLAVNGARYEAAGVELSMPLLEFLRTRTNVRGPKLGCGEGGCGACVVLISMYDPCTQEVNEFAASSCLSLVGTLNFCSVTTSEGIGNTKDGFHSVQQRLSGFHASQCGYCTPGMCMSIFSALTNADKAAARPAPPEGFSKLTISEAEKSISGNLCRCTGYRPIVDACKSFAADVDLEDLGLNSFWKKGADPADVSKLPAYSSASICTFPDFLKAEIESSVNQMDYVPPQKKLKKIDNVPAPVVFRDDGWYYPKSIAELERLLDSNWFDESSVKIVASNTCSGIYKDEDLYDKHIDINRIPELSVINRTNKGAEIGAAVSISKAIDVFSDETLVFRKIADHLKKVASPFVRNTATIGGNIIMAQRLHLPSDIATVLLAAGSTVTVQVASKKLCLTLEDFLAQPPSDSRTLLVSIFVPHWGSANVAFETSRASPRPSGNAISYVNSAFLARLSEAASSGKILIEDICLAFGAYGTEHAIRAKNVENFLKGKSVSVPVILEAVRLLKDVIIPSVGTTHPEYRVSLAVSFLFSFLSSLANKLNEPARADAPNLGIMDSVSVSSSGKNVNSDSLPIRSRQELLSTDGYKQIGKPINKTGVELQASGEAVYVDDIPVPKDCLYGAFVYSTHPHARINGIKFRPSLASEKVIAVIDAKDIPSGGENVFTNFRMVEDEPIFAVSVTEYAGQLVGIVIAETQNYAYMAAKQAIIEYSTENLEPPILTIEDAIQHNSFYIPPPYLAPKPVGDFDKGMSEADYKILSADVKLEPQCFFYLEMQVALAIPDEDNCITVYSSVQMPEVAQQDIGRCLGIPFHNVRVITRRVGGGFGGKSMKAVHVACACAVAAFKLRRPVRMYLDRKTDMVMTGGRHLMKAKYSVGFKSDGTITALRLDLGIQAGIWPDYSPFMPFSVIEALKKYNWGALAFDIKVCRTNISPKQAMRAPGGVQGSFIAEAIVEHVASMLSVETNTIRRKNLHDFKSLKVFFGDCAGEPSAYSLVTIFEKLAFSPDYQQRAAAVELFNSGSRWKKRGISCVPITYTVFLRPTPGRVSILKDSSIVVEVGGVEIGQGLWTKVTQMTAFVLGQLWPDGDEGLLDKVRVIQADTLSVVQGGVTDGSTTSQASCEAVRLSCAALVKRLKPIKEDLEAKSSLVTWRSLIAQATTVNVNLSAHAYWLPDPTFTSYLNYGAAVSEVEVDVLTGATTILRSDILFDCGQSLNPAIDLGQVEGAFVYGIGFFTNEEYRTNSDGLLISDGTYSYKIPSVDTIPKQFNVEFFDSPRSQKRVLSSKASGEPPLLLASSVHCAMREAIRAARKEFSVCTGPANSPLTFQMDVPATMATVKELCGLDVVEKYLRSLPATKA is encoded by the exons ATGGGAGAGGCTTCGGAGATGGGTTCGTCGGCGAAGGCGTCAGGGCAGCGGGTGGTGCTGGCCGTCAACGGCGCGAGGTACGAGGCCGCCGGCGTCGAGCTGTCAATGCCGCTGCTCGAGTTCCTGCGAACACGGACCAACGTCAGGGGCCCCAAGCTCGGCTGCGGCGAAG GTGGATGCGGCGCATGTGTGGTCCTAATATCCATGTATGACCCATGCACCCAAGAGGTGAATGAGTTCGCGGCAAGCTCCTGTCTGTCACTCGTTGGCACCCTGAATTTCTGCTCGGTGACCACCAGCGAAGGCATCGGCAACACCAAGGATGGCTTTCACAGTGTGCAGCAGCGCCTCTCTGGTTTCCATGCCTCTCAGTGCGGCTACTGCACCCCGGGCATGTGCATGTCCATCTTCTCTGCGCTCACCAACGCCGACAAGGCGGCCGCCCGCCCTGCTCCGCCTGAGGGGTTCTCCAAGCTTACCATCTCCGAGGCTGAGAAGTCCATCTCGGGCAACTTGTGCCGATGCACTGGATATAGGCCTATAGTTGATGCATGCAAGAGTTTTGCGGCTGATGTCGACCTTGAGGacctgggcctcaactccttctgGAAGAAAGGTGCAGACCCTGCAGATGTCAGCAAGCTGCCAGCGTACTCCAGTGCCTCCATCTGCACCTTCCCAGACTTCCTCAAAGCTGAGATCGAATCTTCTGTGAATCAAATGGACTATGTCCCACcccaaaaaaaactaaaaaaaatcgACAATGTCCCAGCCCCGGTTGTGTTCAGGGACGATGGCTGGTACTATCCTAAGAGCATCGCCGAACTCGAAAGGCTGCTAGATTCCAACTGGTTTGACGAAAGCTCAGTGAAGATTGTGGCTTCAAACACTTGCTCTGGTATTTACAAGGATGAAGACCTATATGACAAGCACATCGACATCAACAGGATTCCAGAGCTTTCAGTCATCAACAGAACCAACAAGGGTGCTGAGATCGGAGCAGCTGTATCCATCTCCAAAGCCATTGATGTTTTCTCGGATGAAACCCTTGTCTTCAGAAAGATTGCTGATCATCTGAAAAAGGTAGCATCGCCATTTGTTCGCAACACTGCAACCATTGGTGGAAACATAATCATGGCACAGAGGCTGCACTTGCCGTCAGACATTGCAACAGTTCTTCTGGCTGCAGGTTCAACCGTGACCGTTCAAGTGGCTTCCAAGAAGCTCTGTCTTACACTGGAGGACTTCTTGGCGCAGCCTCCATCTGATTCTAGGACCCTACTGGTCAGCATATTTGTCCCACATTGGGGCTCAGCTAATGTAGCCTTTGAGACTTCTCGAGCATCACCTCGTCCATCCGGCAACGCTATCTCATATGTCAACTCTGCGTTCTTGGCAAGGCTATCAGAGGCTGCATCATCAGGGAAGATTCTCATTGAGGATATATGCTTGGCATTTGGTGCTTATGGAACCGAACATGCGATCAGGGCTAAGAATGTCGAGAACTTCCTTAAGGGAAAATCAGTAAGTGTACCTGTAATACTTGAAGCTGTGCGGTTGCTTAAAGATGTTATTATACCATCAGTAGGAACCACACATCCTGAATACAGAGTTAGCTTGGCAGTCAGTTTTCTGTTCAGTTTCCTGTCTTCCCTAGCCAACAAACTGAATGAACCAGCAAGAGCTGATGCTCCCAATTTGGGAATAATGGATAGTGTCAGTGTGTCCTCGTCGGGGAAGAATGTTAACAGCGATAGTTTGCCAATTCGCTCAAGACAGGAACTGCTTTCCACTGACGGATATAAACAAATTGGCAAGCCCATCAATAAAACTGGTGTAGAGCTACAAGCTTCAG GGGAAGCTGTGTACGTTGATGACATCCCTGTTCCTAAGGATTGCCTCTATGGAGCATTCGTCTACAGCACACATCCTCATGCTCGTATAAATGGAATCAAGTTCAGACCATCTTTGGCTTCAGAAAAGGTTATTGCGGTTATTGATGCAAAGGACATTCCAAGTGGTGGTGAAAATGTGTTTACCAACTTTAGAATGGTAGAAGACGAGCCGATTTTTGCTGTTTCAGTTACTGAATATGCTGGTCAACTTGTTGGCATTGTG ATTGCTGAAACACAGAATTATGCCTATATGGCGGCAAAACAAGCTATTATTGAGTATAGCACCGAAAATCTAGAGCCACCAATTCTGACAATAGAGGACGCGATCCAGCATAACAGCTTCTACATTCCTCCCCCGTATTTAGCTCCTAAGCCAGTTGGTGACTTTGACAAAGGAATGTCTGAAGCTGATTACAAGATTTTATCAGCAGAT GTGAAACTTGAACCCCAGTGCTTCTTCTACTTGGAGATGCAGGTCGCCTTAGCTATCCCCGACGAAGATAACTGTATCACTGTTTACTCCTCAGTGCAAATGCCTGAGGTCGCACAACAAGACATTGGAAGGTGCCTTGGCATACCGTTCCACAATGTTCGTGTCATCACAAGAAGAGTTGGAGGTGGCTTTGGTGGGAAGTCAATGAAAGCAGTGCAT GTTGCATGTGCATGTGCAGTTGCAGCATTCAAGCTGCGGCGCCCTGTTCGGATGTACCTCGACCGCAAGACGGACATGGTAATGACAGGAGGACGGCACCTGATGAAGGCGAAGTACTCGGTTGGATTCAAGTCGGACGGCACAATAACAGCCCTGCGCCTTGATCTCGGAATCCAAGCCGGAATATGGCCTGACTACAGTCCATTTATGCCATTTTCTGTTATAGAGGCTCTGAAGAAGTACAACTGGGGTGCCCTCGCATTTGACATAAAGGTTTGCAGGACTAACATATCGCCCAAGCAGGCCATGCGTGCACCTGGTGGAGTGCAGGGCTCCTTCATCGCGGAAGCCATAGTCGAGCATGTTGCCTCAATGCTCTCAGTCGAAACCAACACCATCAGAAGGAAGAACCTTCATGACTTCAAGAGCCTCAAGGTGTTCTTCGGGGACTGTGCAGGCGAGCCCTCGGCCTACAGCCTCGTcaccatcttcgagaaactggctTTTTCACCCGACTACCAGCAAAGGGCTGCCGCAGTCGAGCTTTTCAACAGCGGCAGCAGGTGGAAGAAGCGTGGAATCTCCTGCGTGCCAATCACTTACACGGTATTTCTCAGGCCAACTCCGGGGAGGGTGTCCATCTTGAAAGACAGTTCCATAGTCGTTGAGGTCGGCGGCGTTGAGATAGGCCAAGGGCTGTGGACCAAAGTGACGCAGATGACTGCATTCGTGCTGGGGCAGCTATGGCCCGACGGTGACGAAGGACTCCTCGACAAGGTACGGGTCATCCAGGCCGACACGCTTAGCGTGGTCCAAGGAGGTGTGACCGATGGGAGCACTACCTCTCAAGCCAGCTGTGAGGCGGTCCGACTGTCGTGCGCTGCGCTTGTCAAGAGGCTTAAGCCTATCAAAGAAGACCTGGAGGCCAAGTCCAGCCTGGTTACATGGCGCTCCTTGATTGCGCAG GCAACAACGGTGAACGTGAACTTGTCGGCGCATGCCTACTGGCTCCCTGACCCAACTTTCACCAGCTACTTGAACTATGGAGCAGCTGTTAGTGAG GTGGAAGTCGATGTCTTGACAGGAGCAACCACGATCCTCCGGAGTGACATCCTGTTTGACTGTGGGCAGAGTCTGAATCCAGCGATAGACTTGGGCCAG GTCGAAGGTGCATTTGTGTACGGGATAGGATTCTTCACAAATGAGGAGTACAGGACCAACTCCGACGGTCTGCTCATCAGTGATGGCACGTATTCCTACAAGATCCCCTCAGTGGACACCATCCCAAAGCAGTTCAACGTCGAGTTCTTCGACAGCCCCCGCAGCCAAAAGCGCGTCCTCTCCTCAAAAG CTTCTGGTGAGCCGCCCCTGCTCCTCGCTTCGTCGGTGCACTGCGCGATGAGGGAAGCCATCAGAGCGGCCAGGAAGGAGTTCTCGGTGTGCACCGGACCTGCGAACTCGCCGCTGACATTCCAGATGGACGTGCCGGCAACGATGGCTACAGTCAAGGAGCTCTGCGGCCTTGATGTTGTCGAGAAGTACCTCAGGAGCCTCCCCGCCACCAAGGCGTGA
- the LOC127293769 gene encoding indole-3-acetaldehyde oxidase isoform X2 — MYDPCTQEVNEFAASSCLSLVGTLNFCSVTTSEGIGNTKDGFHSVQQRLSGFHASQCGYCTPGMCMSIFSALTNADKAAARPAPPEGFSKLTISEAEKSISGNLCRCTGYRPIVDACKSFAADVDLEDLGLNSFWKKGADPADVSKLPAYSSASICTFPDFLKAEIESSVNQMDYVPPQKKLKKIDNVPAPVVFRDDGWYYPKSIAELERLLDSNWFDESSVKIVASNTCSGIYKDEDLYDKHIDINRIPELSVINRTNKGAEIGAAVSISKAIDVFSDETLVFRKIADHLKKVASPFVRNTATIGGNIIMAQRLHLPSDIATVLLAAGSTVTVQVASKKLCLTLEDFLAQPPSDSRTLLVSIFVPHWGSANVAFETSRASPRPSGNAISYVNSAFLARLSEAASSGKILIEDICLAFGAYGTEHAIRAKNVENFLKGKSVSVPVILEAVRLLKDVIIPSVGTTHPEYRVSLAVSFLFSFLSSLANKLNEPARADAPNLGIMDSVSVSSSGKNVNSDSLPIRSRQELLSTDGYKQIGKPINKTGVELQASGEAVYVDDIPVPKDCLYGAFVYSTHPHARINGIKFRPSLASEKVIAVIDAKDIPSGGENVFTNFRMVEDEPIFAVSVTEYAGQLVGIVIAETQNYAYMAAKQAIIEYSTENLEPPILTIEDAIQHNSFYIPPPYLAPKPVGDFDKGMSEADYKILSADVKLEPQCFFYLEMQVALAIPDEDNCITVYSSVQMPEVAQQDIGRCLGIPFHNVRVITRRVGGGFGGKSMKAVHVACACAVAAFKLRRPVRMYLDRKTDMVMTGGRHLMKAKYSVGFKSDGTITALRLDLGIQAGIWPDYSPFMPFSVIEALKKYNWGALAFDIKVCRTNISPKQAMRAPGGVQGSFIAEAIVEHVASMLSVETNTIRRKNLHDFKSLKVFFGDCAGEPSAYSLVTIFEKLAFSPDYQQRAAAVELFNSGSRWKKRGISCVPITYTVFLRPTPGRVSILKDSSIVVEVGGVEIGQGLWTKVTQMTAFVLGQLWPDGDEGLLDKVRVIQADTLSVVQGGVTDGSTTSQASCEAVRLSCAALVKRLKPIKEDLEAKSSLVTWRSLIAQATTVNVNLSAHAYWLPDPTFTSYLNYGAAVSEVEVDVLTGATTILRSDILFDCGQSLNPAIDLGQVEGAFVYGIGFFTNEEYRTNSDGLLISDGTYSYKIPSVDTIPKQFNVEFFDSPRSQKRVLSSKASGEPPLLLASSVHCAMREAIRAARKEFSVCTGPANSPLTFQMDVPATMATVKELCGLDVVEKYLRSLPATKA, encoded by the exons ATGTATGACCCATGCACCCAAGAGGTGAATGAGTTCGCGGCAAGCTCCTGTCTGTCACTCGTTGGCACCCTGAATTTCTGCTCGGTGACCACCAGCGAAGGCATCGGCAACACCAAGGATGGCTTTCACAGTGTGCAGCAGCGCCTCTCTGGTTTCCATGCCTCTCAGTGCGGCTACTGCACCCCGGGCATGTGCATGTCCATCTTCTCTGCGCTCACCAACGCCGACAAGGCGGCCGCCCGCCCTGCTCCGCCTGAGGGGTTCTCCAAGCTTACCATCTCCGAGGCTGAGAAGTCCATCTCGGGCAACTTGTGCCGATGCACTGGATATAGGCCTATAGTTGATGCATGCAAGAGTTTTGCGGCTGATGTCGACCTTGAGGacctgggcctcaactccttctgGAAGAAAGGTGCAGACCCTGCAGATGTCAGCAAGCTGCCAGCGTACTCCAGTGCCTCCATCTGCACCTTCCCAGACTTCCTCAAAGCTGAGATCGAATCTTCTGTGAATCAAATGGACTATGTCCCACcccaaaaaaaactaaaaaaaatcgACAATGTCCCAGCCCCGGTTGTGTTCAGGGACGATGGCTGGTACTATCCTAAGAGCATCGCCGAACTCGAAAGGCTGCTAGATTCCAACTGGTTTGACGAAAGCTCAGTGAAGATTGTGGCTTCAAACACTTGCTCTGGTATTTACAAGGATGAAGACCTATATGACAAGCACATCGACATCAACAGGATTCCAGAGCTTTCAGTCATCAACAGAACCAACAAGGGTGCTGAGATCGGAGCAGCTGTATCCATCTCCAAAGCCATTGATGTTTTCTCGGATGAAACCCTTGTCTTCAGAAAGATTGCTGATCATCTGAAAAAGGTAGCATCGCCATTTGTTCGCAACACTGCAACCATTGGTGGAAACATAATCATGGCACAGAGGCTGCACTTGCCGTCAGACATTGCAACAGTTCTTCTGGCTGCAGGTTCAACCGTGACCGTTCAAGTGGCTTCCAAGAAGCTCTGTCTTACACTGGAGGACTTCTTGGCGCAGCCTCCATCTGATTCTAGGACCCTACTGGTCAGCATATTTGTCCCACATTGGGGCTCAGCTAATGTAGCCTTTGAGACTTCTCGAGCATCACCTCGTCCATCCGGCAACGCTATCTCATATGTCAACTCTGCGTTCTTGGCAAGGCTATCAGAGGCTGCATCATCAGGGAAGATTCTCATTGAGGATATATGCTTGGCATTTGGTGCTTATGGAACCGAACATGCGATCAGGGCTAAGAATGTCGAGAACTTCCTTAAGGGAAAATCAGTAAGTGTACCTGTAATACTTGAAGCTGTGCGGTTGCTTAAAGATGTTATTATACCATCAGTAGGAACCACACATCCTGAATACAGAGTTAGCTTGGCAGTCAGTTTTCTGTTCAGTTTCCTGTCTTCCCTAGCCAACAAACTGAATGAACCAGCAAGAGCTGATGCTCCCAATTTGGGAATAATGGATAGTGTCAGTGTGTCCTCGTCGGGGAAGAATGTTAACAGCGATAGTTTGCCAATTCGCTCAAGACAGGAACTGCTTTCCACTGACGGATATAAACAAATTGGCAAGCCCATCAATAAAACTGGTGTAGAGCTACAAGCTTCAG GGGAAGCTGTGTACGTTGATGACATCCCTGTTCCTAAGGATTGCCTCTATGGAGCATTCGTCTACAGCACACATCCTCATGCTCGTATAAATGGAATCAAGTTCAGACCATCTTTGGCTTCAGAAAAGGTTATTGCGGTTATTGATGCAAAGGACATTCCAAGTGGTGGTGAAAATGTGTTTACCAACTTTAGAATGGTAGAAGACGAGCCGATTTTTGCTGTTTCAGTTACTGAATATGCTGGTCAACTTGTTGGCATTGTG ATTGCTGAAACACAGAATTATGCCTATATGGCGGCAAAACAAGCTATTATTGAGTATAGCACCGAAAATCTAGAGCCACCAATTCTGACAATAGAGGACGCGATCCAGCATAACAGCTTCTACATTCCTCCCCCGTATTTAGCTCCTAAGCCAGTTGGTGACTTTGACAAAGGAATGTCTGAAGCTGATTACAAGATTTTATCAGCAGAT GTGAAACTTGAACCCCAGTGCTTCTTCTACTTGGAGATGCAGGTCGCCTTAGCTATCCCCGACGAAGATAACTGTATCACTGTTTACTCCTCAGTGCAAATGCCTGAGGTCGCACAACAAGACATTGGAAGGTGCCTTGGCATACCGTTCCACAATGTTCGTGTCATCACAAGAAGAGTTGGAGGTGGCTTTGGTGGGAAGTCAATGAAAGCAGTGCAT GTTGCATGTGCATGTGCAGTTGCAGCATTCAAGCTGCGGCGCCCTGTTCGGATGTACCTCGACCGCAAGACGGACATGGTAATGACAGGAGGACGGCACCTGATGAAGGCGAAGTACTCGGTTGGATTCAAGTCGGACGGCACAATAACAGCCCTGCGCCTTGATCTCGGAATCCAAGCCGGAATATGGCCTGACTACAGTCCATTTATGCCATTTTCTGTTATAGAGGCTCTGAAGAAGTACAACTGGGGTGCCCTCGCATTTGACATAAAGGTTTGCAGGACTAACATATCGCCCAAGCAGGCCATGCGTGCACCTGGTGGAGTGCAGGGCTCCTTCATCGCGGAAGCCATAGTCGAGCATGTTGCCTCAATGCTCTCAGTCGAAACCAACACCATCAGAAGGAAGAACCTTCATGACTTCAAGAGCCTCAAGGTGTTCTTCGGGGACTGTGCAGGCGAGCCCTCGGCCTACAGCCTCGTcaccatcttcgagaaactggctTTTTCACCCGACTACCAGCAAAGGGCTGCCGCAGTCGAGCTTTTCAACAGCGGCAGCAGGTGGAAGAAGCGTGGAATCTCCTGCGTGCCAATCACTTACACGGTATTTCTCAGGCCAACTCCGGGGAGGGTGTCCATCTTGAAAGACAGTTCCATAGTCGTTGAGGTCGGCGGCGTTGAGATAGGCCAAGGGCTGTGGACCAAAGTGACGCAGATGACTGCATTCGTGCTGGGGCAGCTATGGCCCGACGGTGACGAAGGACTCCTCGACAAGGTACGGGTCATCCAGGCCGACACGCTTAGCGTGGTCCAAGGAGGTGTGACCGATGGGAGCACTACCTCTCAAGCCAGCTGTGAGGCGGTCCGACTGTCGTGCGCTGCGCTTGTCAAGAGGCTTAAGCCTATCAAAGAAGACCTGGAGGCCAAGTCCAGCCTGGTTACATGGCGCTCCTTGATTGCGCAG GCAACAACGGTGAACGTGAACTTGTCGGCGCATGCCTACTGGCTCCCTGACCCAACTTTCACCAGCTACTTGAACTATGGAGCAGCTGTTAGTGAG GTGGAAGTCGATGTCTTGACAGGAGCAACCACGATCCTCCGGAGTGACATCCTGTTTGACTGTGGGCAGAGTCTGAATCCAGCGATAGACTTGGGCCAG GTCGAAGGTGCATTTGTGTACGGGATAGGATTCTTCACAAATGAGGAGTACAGGACCAACTCCGACGGTCTGCTCATCAGTGATGGCACGTATTCCTACAAGATCCCCTCAGTGGACACCATCCCAAAGCAGTTCAACGTCGAGTTCTTCGACAGCCCCCGCAGCCAAAAGCGCGTCCTCTCCTCAAAAG CTTCTGGTGAGCCGCCCCTGCTCCTCGCTTCGTCGGTGCACTGCGCGATGAGGGAAGCCATCAGAGCGGCCAGGAAGGAGTTCTCGGTGTGCACCGGACCTGCGAACTCGCCGCTGACATTCCAGATGGACGTGCCGGCAACGATGGCTACAGTCAAGGAGCTCTGCGGCCTTGATGTTGTCGAGAAGTACCTCAGGAGCCTCCCCGCCACCAAGGCGTGA